The nucleotide window TTTTTCAATCTTGGAGTAGGGAAAAAAGGAGAGGAAAATAAACCTTTACATAATGGTTTATTTTCGATTGAGGAGTCATCATTAAGCTTAGGAGTTAAAGTTCAAATTATGAATTTATTAAAAGCTTATGATTATTTAAAAAATATATAAATAAAAAGGAAATGTATTACATTTCCTTTTTATTTTGCTTTTATAATTTTTAAATTTTTATCTAATAAATATTTTAATCTTAATTTTCCATTTTTAAGAATAATAACTTCGGCATATTTTGCATTTTGGAAGAGATATCTTTGTCCTTCTTGAAAGAAAAAAGAATTGGCTCCAATATCTAGAGTGCTATAAGTTTTAATGAAATAGATTAATTTTTCATTGGTAGATAAAGGAGTTAAAGAATTTTGAATATCCATGTAGTGTCCTATGTTTTGTTCGTCTATATAAATTTTAATATATCCTTTTTTTAAGTTTTTAAGGTCTTTATAACTATCATTTATTATTTGATAATCAAGATTCATATAATCTCCTTGAATTAAAGATCTTGGGTCAACAGGACTAAGTTTTAAATAAAAAGAATATTTTTTTAAGTTAGTTTCTTCTTTAGACACAGAATATCCAAAAGTAATTAATAATAAAAAAATGTTTGAAAGAACAAGTATTTTTTTCATTATTTAACCTCCAATTTTAATTTGTTAAGAAGATAATATCCTAGAAATAATAAGGCGCTACTTTCCAAAAGCATATATGATTTTTTAATTAATGTTATATCTAAATTATAATAATAACTTATAATTTGACCTCCTAGAAAAAGAATTGAAATTATTAACATTTTTTTTTCTTCTTTGAAAATATAAAACAATGTAAACATTATTCCTAAATTAATAAATTCTAAATTAGTAAGACTACCATTTAAAATAAAAAATTCAATTAAAAGAATAATTAACCCTATTGAAATTAAAAGATTAATATTTTTTTTATGAAAAATTTTATAAAAAATAATTAAAGATATTCCCATAATTAAGAGATCAATTATATAAATACCAATATGAATTTTATTATTTAAATAAATTGAAAAAATAGATATCATAGCTGATATTTCAGTACCTCTAAGTATTCTTTTTAATTTATTATTTAAAAAGTTATTGTAAAGTAAAGATATTAATAAAATAATTAAAGGAATAATAACAAAGATACTTTCAAATTTATAAGGAATAATATTAGAAAAATAAAGTCCAAAAATTAAAGTAGGAACAGAAAGAAAATCTAAAGCCATAGATTTTCTTACAATCCAAAAAGTTCCATAAATTATCCAAATAATTAAAATTCCAATTAATTTATTAGAAGTAATTGTTTCCATAATTCCTAAAAATATTAAAATAAGTCCAGAAATAAAAGTAATTATTTCAATAGTTTCTTTTTTAAATTTTAAATATTTAGGTGAAAAGCTAGCTATAAAAACAAGAAAAATTCCTCCCAAGTAAAAGCCTAATTCTTTAAGTCCTAATAGAGAACTTAAGCCTAAGAAAAATAAAATAGTAAGAATTATTAAAAATGTTTTAAAAAATCCTATAAAACTTTGTGTAAAAAAAGAATTTTTATATTTTTTTGAAATTATTATTAAACTAATAAGAAATAGACAAATAATAAAGAATATTCCCAAAATAGCAGTCTCAAGAGAATAGAAGTTGAAACCTATAACATTATTAATAACAAAAGAACTTATGACAAAAGTAATAGAAGTTATTTGAAATATTTTTATTTCTGGTTTATCTAGAGTTTTTTTATTTAAGAAAAAAAATGAAATCATAACAATTATAAAAATAATTCCAAGAATGGATTTGTCATAAAATTTAATTCTAGATGAAACTAAAGAAGAACAAAAACCAAGTGTTAAAAAAATAATTGATGAAAAGGATATTAAATTGTAAAAATATCTTTTAATAGGTGAAGACATTTTTTTTGATAATATTATATATATAAAAAAACAAAAGAAAAGAAATATTCCTCCAGAAAATAGAACTAGTATAGAATCATCATAGAAAAAGTCAATATATTTCATAATTGAAATTGTAAATATAGTAATATTTAAAATCCAAAGAGGGTAAAATTTTTCTATTATTGAAAATAAAATAATAAAAAATCCCCAATTACGAAATAAAATATAAGAATCTGCTCCTGTTTGGTAGATTTGTCCAAATACAGCAAAAAGAGATCCTATAAAAAAAGAAGATGAAAATAAGCAAAGCTGACGATATTTTTTATTTTTTTGAAAAAATAGCCAACCGATAATTCCAAGTAATATTAAAAATAAGGGTAACGATAATTTTTCATAATTTCCCATATAATTCCAATTATAAGCAAAGAAAAAACTTGTTCCAGTAAGTAAAAATAATATAGCAAAAGATAAAAATAAGTTTTTTAATTTAAGAAACATAGAGGCCTCCAAATTTTATTAAATATTATAGTATTAAAATTATTTTGATTATATCATAAAAATAAATTTTTAATAACTAAAAATTTATTTTAAAACTAGAAATACAATAGTAATTTTAAAGAAAGTTTTGTATAATAAAATAGATAAATTGTATTTTTTGTGAAAATATAAAAATTTTAATCAAAGGAGACATGAATGAAAAATATAAAAAAAGTATTATTTTTTATATGGGTATTAGTTTTTCAAATAAGTATAATCTGTAACGCTTTGGCTAAAGAAAATAATGATCAGTTGATTAAAATTGGGTATATGGAATTTAGTGATTTTAATAAAATTGATAAAGAAGGAAATGCAAGTGGTTATGCCTATGAGTATATAAAAAAACTGGAAAAAAAGGGAAATATAAAAATAAAATTAATTTCAGGATCTTGGGATGGGATAGTAAAAAGTTTAGAAAATGGTAATCTTGATTTAATAATGTTAGGTCATATAACAGAGAAAAGAAAAAAGAAGTATGATTTTTCAAGATATAGTATGGGATATTCTAAAGGAATAGTTTATACAGAGCCAAAAAATGAAATTTATTATCAAGATTATAAAAATTTTAATAATAAAAAGATCGGATATTCTTGTGATCCTTTAGGGGAAAGATTTTTAGAATATGCAAAAGAAAATAATTTTAAATGTGAATTGATTAGATTTTCTTCAAGATTTAAAGCTGAAGAAGCATTGCAGAAACAAAAAATAGATATGATAGCTTCTGAAATAATGGAATATTCATCAACATTGAGAGCGGTAGATTATTTTGATTTATCACCTCTTTATGTTATGGGGTTAAAAGGTAGTGGTAAAATAGAACTATTTAATAAAGCTCAAAGAAAATTATATGAAGATAATCCTTTATTTAATACAAGTCTTATAAAAAAATATTATTCAAAAATTTATAATGAAAAAACACAACTTACAAGAGAAGAAAAAGAGTTTTTAAAAATTAAACCAGAGTATACCGTAGCAGTATTACCAAATCGATTTTTTTTATCACATTATGACAATAAAACTAAAAGATATGAAGGTATTCAAGCGGATATAATAAGAGCAATATCTAAAAAATCAGGGATAAAGTTAAAGATAAAAGGCACTAAGAATGGAGAAAATTTATTAACAAGTATTGAAAATAAGAGTACAGATATGTCTATAGGGCTTCAAAAAACAGAAAAGCTATTGTCTAATGAACAATTAGTTTTTGCTAAAAAATTAATTAAAATGCAATGGTCTTTTGTATATGAAAAAGATAGAAAAATAAATTTTAATAGAAAACAGATAATAGGTATTCCAAAAAATTTTTTATCAGTACGTGAATTTATAAAAAAAACTAAGCCAAATTGGATAATAAGAGATTTTAAAACTATAGAAGAGTGTTTTAGAGAAATTCAAAGAGGAGATATTAGTTGTACCGTTGTTAGTAATCTTGACGCACAATATTATTTACAAAATCCAAGATTTAAAGATTTAAAAATATATCCTATGCCTGTGATGGATAATTCTATGAATTTAGTTATATCATCTGATGTAAATCCTTTAGTGAAAAGGATATTGGACAAAACAATAATAAGCATGGATGAATCTATTTTTAAATCAATTGTAACTAAAAATGTAATGGAAGTTCATTATAAAATGGATTTTTCAACATGGCTTTATGCTTATAGATATGATTTGATGTTATCTTTTATTACGATATTAATATTACTTTATGGATTTCTAGTTCATTCTATGAGAATGCATAAAAAAAATAAAGAATTAGATAAAGCTAATTTAGCAAAAACTAACTTTTTAGCTAGAATGAGTCATGATATGAGAACTCCTTTAAGTGCAGTAATAGGTTTGTCTAACTTTGGAATAGATGAAACTAAAGATATAAAAACTAAAAAATATTTTAGACAAATTAAAGAAAGTTCAGAATATTTATTAGAACTTTTAACAGATGTTTTGGATCTTCAAAGATTAGAATCAGAGAATATATTTTTAAAAAATAAAGTTCAAAAAATAGGTGGAGTTTCTAATAAAGTTCAAACAATAATTAGAACTAAAGCTTTAGAAAAAAATATAGATTTTCAAATAGATACAGAAGAAATAGATAGAGAATATTATTCTAAATTTGATTCTAAAAGAGTAGAACAGGTATTGATAAATTTATTAAATAATGCGATAAAATATACTCCTTCAGGAGGAAAAGTTATATGGAAAACTAGATTTTTTGTTGAAAATAAAAGACTAACAATTATTGATGAAATATCTGATAATGGAATAGGAATATCTAAAGATTTTCAAAAAATAATGTTTAATGCATTTTCTAGAGAAAAAAATAAAGATACTTCAGAAACTGATGGAGTAGGGTTAGGACTTTCGATTTGTAAGAGGATTGTAGATGCTATGGGAGCGAAAATCTATTGTAAAAGTAAAGTGGGAGAAGGGACAACTTTTAAAATTATAGCTACTTTTGATTTGATAGATAAAAAAAGAATTAAAGGAAAAAAAGAGGAAAATTATCATAGAATAGATTTTGATAAATTTAAAGGTAAAAAAATATTAATATGTGAAGATATTGAAATAAATGCTAAGATTGTAATGAAAATATTAGAAAATCATAATTTTGATTATGCTTGGGTAAAAAATGGTAGGGAGGCTGTAGAAATAACAAGGGAAAATATATTCCATGCAATTTTAATGGATATAAGAATGCCTATAATGGATGGATTAGAAGCGACAAGTAAAATAAGAAATTTTAATAAAAAGGTTCCTATTATAGCATTATCTGCTAATGCTTATGATGAAGATATGGAAAAATCTTTCAAAGTAGGGATGAATAGTCATATAGGTAAACCTATAAATATAAAGGAGCTTATTATAGCTTTACATAAATTAATATAAGAATTTAATTTCATAAATATTAAGATTAAAGAAAGAGAATTAGTTTTTTCTCTTTCTTTATTTTTATTGACAAATAAAAATAAAGATGGTATACATATAGAAACACCCCCGTGCAGGGGGGGTAGAGGAGGATGTTTATAAAATGAATGAAGAAAGAAAAAAAGCATTACAAACTTTGAAAATAGCTAGAGGACAGGTTGAAGCTGCAATTAAGATGATAGAGGATAATAGATATTGTATTGATATTTCTAATCAGATTTTAGCTTCCCAATCTCTTTTAAAAAAAGCAGATATATTAATAATTAAGCAACATATGAAACATTGTGTAAAAGAATCATTTAAGAACAATAATGAAGATGAAAAAATAGATGAGGTTATAAAACTTTTAACCAAAATGATGGGAAAATAAAAGGAAGGGATTACTATGATGAAAAAAATATTGAAAATTCAAGGAATGACATGTGCTGCTTGTGCAAAAACTGTTGAGAGAGTTAGTTTAAAATTAGATGGGGTTACTAAAGCAAGTGTTAATTTAACTACAGAGGAACTAAGTATTAGTTATAATGAAGGATTAGTTTCAGAGAAAGAAATAAAAAAAGTTATTGAAAATGCAGGTTACACAGCTTTAAGTAAGGAAGAATTTCCTTCTTTTGAAGAGAGGAATAAAGAAAAACAAAGTGAAATTAAATTGCTTTGGAAAAGATTTTTAGCAGCAGCTATATTTACAGTACCTCTTTTATATATATCTATGGGACATATGTTCGGTTTAGCTTTACCCAATTTTTTAAACCCAATGATAAATCCAGTTAATTTTACATTATCTCAATTAATATTGACATTACCTGTTGTAATATTTGGATATAGATTTTATACAGTAGGAATAAGGACTTTAATTAAAGGAAATCCTAATATGGATTCATTGATAGCAATAGGAACTGGAGCAGCTTTTCTTTATGGAGTATATGCAGCATATCAAGTTATGATTGGAAATATAATTTATGCAAAAAATTTATACTTTGAATCAGCTGCAGTTATTATAACTTTAATATCTTTAGGAAAATATTTAGAAGCAGTTTCGAAAGGTAAAACTTCAGAAGCAATAAAGAAATTAATAGATTTAGCTCCTAAAATAGCAACGATTATTAGGGAGGAAAAAGAAGTTACTATTCCTATAGAAGAAGTCCAAGTTGGAGATATAATAATAGTAAAACCTGGAGAAAAGATTCCAGTAGATGGAAAAATTATAAGTGGAAATACTTCTGTTGATGAGTCTATGATTACAGGAGAAAGTATTCCGGTTGAAAAAAATATTGGGGATAATATAGTAGGTGCAAGTATTAATAAAAATGGATTTATAAAATATAGAGCAATAAAAATAGGAGAAGATACTACTCTTGCTCAAATAATAAAATTAGTCGAAAATGCTCAAGGTTCAAAAGCTCCTATAGCTAATTTAGCAGATGTTATAGCGGGATATTTTGTACCAACGGTCATAGGGTTAGCCCTTTTATCAAGTTTAGCTTGGTATTTTATAGGAGGGGAAACAGTTAAGTTTTCTTTAACTATTTTTATATCAGTATTAGTTATAGCTTGCCCTTGTGCTTTAGGACTAGCAACTCCAACAGCTATAATGGTAGGGACGGGGAAAGGTGCAGAAAATGGAGTTTTAATAAAAAGTGGAGTAGCTTTAGAAAAAACTCATGAAGTTGAGATGGTAATTTTTGATAAAACAGGAACAATTACAGAAGGAAAACCTAGATTAACAGATATAATTAATTTAGGGAATTTAGAAGAAAATAAATTATTACAATTAATAGCATCAGCTGAAAAAGGATCAGAACATCCTCTAGGAGAAGCTATTGTTAATGAAGCTATAGAAAGAGGAATAGAATTAAAAAAAGTGTCTTCTTTTGAAGCGATTCCAGGACATGGTATTGAAGTAAAAATAGAAGGTAAAAAGATATTAGCTGGAAATCTAAAACTTATGAAAGATAAGAAAATTAAATTAAAAGATTTAAAAGAGGCGTCAGATAGATTAGCTATGGAAGGTAAAACTCCAATGTATATAGCTGTTGATAATGAAATTGCAGGAATAGTAGCAGTGGCAGATACAGTTAAAAAAAATAGTAGAAGAGCTATTGAAAAATTACATGAAATGGGAATTAAAGTAGCGATGATAACAGGAGATAATAAGAAAACAGCAGAAGCCATAGGTAAGCAAGTAAATATAGATACAATTCTTGCTGAAGTTCTTCCGGAAGATAAATCAAAAGCAGTTAAAAAATTCCAAGGATATAATACAAAAGTTGCAATGGTAGGAGATGGAATAAATGATGCTCCAGCTTTAGCACAAGCAGATATAGGAATAGCAGTTGGGAGTGGAACAGATGTTGCTATTGAATCAGCAGATATTGTTCTTATGAAAAATGATTTAAGAGATGTTCCTACAGCTATTTTATTGAGCAAAAGTACTATAAAAAATATTAAACAAAATTTATTTTGGGCTTTTGCTTATAATACATTAGGTCTTCCTGTTGCTATGGGAGTTTTACATTTGTTTGGTGGGCCTTTGCTAAATCCAATGATAGCAGGAACGGCTATGAGTTTTAGCTCTGTATCTGTTGTAACTAATGCTCTTAGATTAAAAAGATTTAAAATAGAGGAGGATATTATGAGAAAAGAAGTTTTAATAGAAGGGATGAGTTGTATGCATTGTGTAAAGCATGTGACAGATGCTTTAAATGAAGTTTCAGGAGTAACAGATGTTAAAGTTGATTTAGAAACAAAAATAGCAGTTTTTAACGTTTTAGATAACATTAATGATGAAATTATAAAAAATACTATTGAATCAGCAGGGTATAAAGTTATTAAAATAAGTTAATAAAAATAAATTAAGGGGAAAATATTTTCCCCTTAATTAAATAGTAAAGATATATGAGTTTGTTTGAGAAAAAATCCATAACACCTTGACACATATTATTATTCAAAATATCTATTAAATTTCCTTTTTTTTAATTTGCTTTTAATTAAAAAAATAAAAAAAAGCTTTACAAATTAAGAATTACGGGCTATAACCATAGTAGTGTTTTAGATAAAAAATAAGGAGGAGAGGTATGACAAAAAAGGAATTTATAGCAGATATTGCTGAAAATGGAGCAATAGCAAAAAAAGATGCGGAAAAAGTGGTAAATTTATTTTTAGATACAGTTTCAGATAACCTAGAAAAAGGAAATTCAGTTAGTTTTGTTGGTTGGGGTAAATGGGAAGTAGTAAAAAGAGAAGCAAGAGAAGTCAGAAATCCTCAAACAGGTAAAAAAATGAAAATAAAAGCAAAAAAAGTTGTTAAATTTAGAGTGGGAAAAACTTTAGAAGATAAAGTTGCTAAATCAAAAGCTAAAATAAAATAAAAAAGATGAAAATAGAGTGAAATTAATTCACTCTATTTTTTTATTTATAAATTTAAGCGTTGAGTAAAACAATGTAATAATTTAAATATCCTGCAAAGCTTAACCAAATTATATATGGTAACTGTAAAACCCCTGCAAATTTATTTAGTTTAAAAAAATTGAATGTCATCCATATTACGCTTAGTAATAAGAACATATGTAAATAAAATCCTGGAATAATTAAATTGAATTTAAAAAATACAAATGGCCAAGCAAAGTTGGCTATTAATTGGATAAAAAAACTAGTTACTGCAAATTTATTTCTTCTTTTTTCAAGAATTAAATAAAATCCTATTCCCATAAAAGTATAAAGAAAAGTCCAGACCAATGGAAAAACAAAAGAAGGTGGAGCAAACTCAGGAAGAACAAGTTTCTCATATAATTCAACTGAATTTTGATTGAAAAATCCAGAAACCCCTCCAGATATAGCAGGGATTAAAAGACAAAAAAGAAACTTAGGTAAATTGAATTTTTTCATAAAAAGCCCCCTTAAATTAAAGTAATATAATTATATATATATTATACCCTAAAAAAATAAAATTACAAAATTATCTGTTTTAGCTACTTTATGAATTTAAATTTTTTAAAATATTTGATATAGCAATAGATGCAACTCCTTCTAATGCAGCATTTATTTTATTATAATCTTTAATATATTCATCTATTTCATAATGTTTGGTCTTTGAATTAAAAGTAGTAATGTTTTCAATGTCCTTAAAGACAATTTCATTATTATTGTCACTTATTTTAGCTTCAATAACCATTATAGGTTTTAGTTTTTTCGAAAGTCCTTGTCTTTGTCCGAAACCGTATAGTCTAACAATAAATTTTATTTCAAATTCTGAATTATCAGAATTATTTATTCCTGCTTTTTTTAATTCTTTGTTTGCTGATTTTAAAACAATATTTTCTATATTAATATTATTTTCTATCATAACTTTAATAAATTTTTCTTTTTTATTATCCATGCTATTTGCTAAAAAATCTCCAAGAAGACTATTTAATCCACCTTTTACACTACTTTGCATATCA belongs to Fusobacterium sp. JB019 and includes:
- a CDS encoding heavy metal translocating P-type ATPase, which gives rise to MMKKILKIQGMTCAACAKTVERVSLKLDGVTKASVNLTTEELSISYNEGLVSEKEIKKVIENAGYTALSKEEFPSFEERNKEKQSEIKLLWKRFLAAAIFTVPLLYISMGHMFGLALPNFLNPMINPVNFTLSQLILTLPVVIFGYRFYTVGIRTLIKGNPNMDSLIAIGTGAAFLYGVYAAYQVMIGNIIYAKNLYFESAAVIITLISLGKYLEAVSKGKTSEAIKKLIDLAPKIATIIREEKEVTIPIEEVQVGDIIIVKPGEKIPVDGKIISGNTSVDESMITGESIPVEKNIGDNIVGASINKNGFIKYRAIKIGEDTTLAQIIKLVENAQGSKAPIANLADVIAGYFVPTVIGLALLSSLAWYFIGGETVKFSLTIFISVLVIACPCALGLATPTAIMVGTGKGAENGVLIKSGVALEKTHEVEMVIFDKTGTITEGKPRLTDIINLGNLEENKLLQLIASAEKGSEHPLGEAIVNEAIERGIELKKVSSFEAIPGHGIEVKIEGKKILAGNLKLMKDKKIKLKDLKEASDRLAMEGKTPMYIAVDNEIAGIVAVADTVKKNSRRAIEKLHEMGIKVAMITGDNKKTAEAIGKQVNIDTILAEVLPEDKSKAVKKFQGYNTKVAMVGDGINDAPALAQADIGIAVGSGTDVAIESADIVLMKNDLRDVPTAILLSKSTIKNIKQNLFWAFAYNTLGLPVAMGVLHLFGGPLLNPMIAGTAMSFSSVSVVTNALRLKRFKIEEDIMRKEVLIEGMSCMHCVKHVTDALNEVSGVTDVKVDLETKIAVFNVLDNINDEIIKNTIESAGYKVIKIS
- a CDS encoding TspO/MBR family protein; protein product: MKKFNLPKFLFCLLIPAISGGVSGFFNQNSVELYEKLVLPEFAPPSFVFPLVWTFLYTFMGIGFYLILEKRRNKFAVTSFFIQLIANFAWPFVFFKFNLIIPGFYLHMFLLLSVIWMTFNFFKLNKFAGVLQLPYIIWLSFAGYLNYYIVLLNA
- a CDS encoding GDYXXLXY domain-containing protein is translated as MKKILVLSNIFLLLITFGYSVSKEETNLKKYSFYLKLSPVDPRSLIQGDYMNLDYQIINDSYKDLKNLKKGYIKIYIDEQNIGHYMDIQNSLTPLSTNEKLIYFIKTYSTLDIGANSFFFQEGQRYLFQNAKYAEVIILKNGKLRLKYLLDKNLKIIKAK
- a CDS encoding HU family DNA-binding protein translates to MTKKEFIADIAENGAIAKKDAEKVVNLFLDTVSDNLEKGNSVSFVGWGKWEVVKREAREVRNPQTGKKMKIKAKKVVKFRVGKTLEDKVAKSKAKIK
- a CDS encoding transporter substrate-binding domain-containing protein — encoded protein: MKNIKKVLFFIWVLVFQISIICNALAKENNDQLIKIGYMEFSDFNKIDKEGNASGYAYEYIKKLEKKGNIKIKLISGSWDGIVKSLENGNLDLIMLGHITEKRKKKYDFSRYSMGYSKGIVYTEPKNEIYYQDYKNFNNKKIGYSCDPLGERFLEYAKENNFKCELIRFSSRFKAEEALQKQKIDMIASEIMEYSSTLRAVDYFDLSPLYVMGLKGSGKIELFNKAQRKLYEDNPLFNTSLIKKYYSKIYNEKTQLTREEKEFLKIKPEYTVAVLPNRFFLSHYDNKTKRYEGIQADIIRAISKKSGIKLKIKGTKNGENLLTSIENKSTDMSIGLQKTEKLLSNEQLVFAKKLIKMQWSFVYEKDRKINFNRKQIIGIPKNFLSVREFIKKTKPNWIIRDFKTIEECFREIQRGDISCTVVSNLDAQYYLQNPRFKDLKIYPMPVMDNSMNLVISSDVNPLVKRILDKTIISMDESIFKSIVTKNVMEVHYKMDFSTWLYAYRYDLMLSFITILILLYGFLVHSMRMHKKNKELDKANLAKTNFLARMSHDMRTPLSAVIGLSNFGIDETKDIKTKKYFRQIKESSEYLLELLTDVLDLQRLESENIFLKNKVQKIGGVSNKVQTIIRTKALEKNIDFQIDTEEIDREYYSKFDSKRVEQVLINLLNNAIKYTPSGGKVIWKTRFFVENKRLTIIDEISDNGIGISKDFQKIMFNAFSREKNKDTSETDGVGLGLSICKRIVDAMGAKIYCKSKVGEGTTFKIIATFDLIDKKRIKGKKEENYHRIDFDKFKGKKILICEDIEINAKIVMKILENHNFDYAWVKNGREAVEITRENIFHAILMDIRMPIMDGLEATSKIRNFNKKVPIIALSANAYDEDMEKSFKVGMNSHIGKPINIKELIIALHKLI
- a CDS encoding metal-sensing transcriptional repressor, which translates into the protein MNEERKKALQTLKIARGQVEAAIKMIEDNRYCIDISNQILASQSLLKKADILIIKQHMKHCVKESFKNNNEDEKIDEVIKLLTKMMGK
- a CDS encoding DUF4401 domain-containing protein, whose protein sequence is MFLKLKNLFLSFAILFLLTGTSFFFAYNWNYMGNYEKLSLPLFLILLGIIGWLFFQKNKKYRQLCLFSSSFFIGSLFAVFGQIYQTGADSYILFRNWGFFIILFSIIEKFYPLWILNITIFTISIMKYIDFFYDDSILVLFSGGIFLFFCFFIYIILSKKMSSPIKRYFYNLISFSSIIFLTLGFCSSLVSSRIKFYDKSILGIIFIIVMISFFFLNKKTLDKPEIKIFQITSITFVISSFVINNVIGFNFYSLETAILGIFFIICLFLISLIIISKKYKNSFFTQSFIGFFKTFLIILTILFFLGLSSLLGLKELGFYLGGIFLVFIASFSPKYLKFKKETIEIITFISGLILIFLGIMETITSNKLIGILIIWIIYGTFWIVRKSMALDFLSVPTLIFGLYFSNIIPYKFESIFVIIPLIILLISLLYNNFLNNKLKRILRGTEISAMISIFSIYLNNKIHIGIYIIDLLIMGISLIIFYKIFHKKNINLLISIGLIILLIEFFILNGSLTNLEFINLGIMFTLFYIFKEEKKMLIISILFLGGQIISYYYNLDITLIKKSYMLLESSALLFLGYYLLNKLKLEVK